From a region of the Tachysurus fulvidraco isolate hzauxx_2018 chromosome 5, HZAU_PFXX_2.0, whole genome shotgun sequence genome:
- the rab22a gene encoding ras-related protein Rab-22A isoform X1, whose amino-acid sequence MSLRELKVCLLGETGVGKSSIVCRFVEDSFDPNIIPTIGASFMTKTVQYQNELHKFLIWDTAGQERFRALAPMYYRGSAAAIIVYDITKEESFLTLKNWVKELRQHGPPNIVVAIAGNKCDLSDAREVQEKDAKDYADSIHAIFVETSAKNAININEIFTEISQKIPHINTSDSGVRGLKLRREQSDLTRERTCC is encoded by the exons ATGTCACTCAGAGAGTTGAAAGTGTGCTTGCTTGGG GAAACTGGAGTTGGAAAGTCAAGTATTGTGTGCAGATTTGTGGAGGACAGCTTTGATCCCAACATTATACCTACAATTGG TGCATCATTTATGACGAAGACAGTGCAGTACCAAAATGAGCTTCATAAGTTTCTTATTTGGGACACCGCAGGACAAGAAAGG TTTCGTGCCCTTGCCCCTATGTACTACAGAGGTTCAGCTGCAGCTATCATTGTTTATGACATTACAAAGGAG gAGTCCTTTCTAACTTTGAAGAACTGGGTAAAGGAGCTTCGTCAGCATGGACCACCCAACATAGTGGTAGCCATTGCTGGCAACAAATGTGATCTCTCCGATGCCAG AGAGGTACAAGAGAAGGATGCCAAGGACTATGCTGACTCTATCCATGCTATTTTTGTTGAAACTAGTGCCAAAAATGCTATTAACATCAATGAAATCTTCACTGAGATAA GTCAGAAGATTCCACATATAAACACAAGTGACTCAGGTGTGAGGGGCTTGAAACTGCGACGTGAACAATCAGACTTAACCAGGGAACGCACTTGCTGTTAA
- the rab22a gene encoding ras-related protein Rab-22A isoform X2: MSLRELKVCLLGETGVGKSSIVCRFVEDSFDPNIIPTIGASFMTKTVQYQNELHKFLIWDTAGQERESFLTLKNWVKELRQHGPPNIVVAIAGNKCDLSDAREVQEKDAKDYADSIHAIFVETSAKNAININEIFTEISQKIPHINTSDSGVRGLKLRREQSDLTRERTCC; encoded by the exons ATGTCACTCAGAGAGTTGAAAGTGTGCTTGCTTGGG GAAACTGGAGTTGGAAAGTCAAGTATTGTGTGCAGATTTGTGGAGGACAGCTTTGATCCCAACATTATACCTACAATTGG TGCATCATTTATGACGAAGACAGTGCAGTACCAAAATGAGCTTCATAAGTTTCTTATTTGGGACACCGCAGGACAAGAAAGG gAGTCCTTTCTAACTTTGAAGAACTGGGTAAAGGAGCTTCGTCAGCATGGACCACCCAACATAGTGGTAGCCATTGCTGGCAACAAATGTGATCTCTCCGATGCCAG AGAGGTACAAGAGAAGGATGCCAAGGACTATGCTGACTCTATCCATGCTATTTTTGTTGAAACTAGTGCCAAAAATGCTATTAACATCAATGAAATCTTCACTGAGATAA GTCAGAAGATTCCACATATAAACACAAGTGACTCAGGTGTGAGGGGCTTGAAACTGCGACGTGAACAATCAGACTTAACCAGGGAACGCACTTGCTGTTAA